Proteins encoded in a region of the Bombiscardovia apis genome:
- a CDS encoding Dps family protein produces the protein MALEFTVPGLDAAACEKAVEILQSRLSNEQECALVLKHAHWNMKGKNFIGIHEMMDPEVDSVLAMADETAERIATLGGQADGRPDDIIKNRTWKGIEIAGRQEALDYLKALNDYYTEFIKADREAIKELDEVDGISSNIIQDHVQELEHFQWFMRSHLI, from the coding sequence ATGGCATTAGAATTCACCGTTCCCGGACTAGACGCGGCCGCCTGCGAAAAGGCAGTTGAGATTTTGCAGAGCCGCTTGAGCAATGAGCAAGAGTGCGCACTCGTCTTGAAGCACGCTCACTGGAACATGAAGGGCAAGAACTTTATCGGCATCCACGAGATGATGGATCCTGAGGTCGATTCCGTGCTCGCTATGGCCGACGAAACTGCCGAGCGCATCGCTACTTTGGGTGGCCAAGCCGACGGCCGCCCCGACGACATCATCAAGAACCGCACTTGGAAGGGCATCGAAATCGCTGGTCGCCAAGAGGCTCTGGACTATCTGAAGGCCCTGAACGACTACTACACTGAGTTCATCAAGGCCGACCGTGAGGCCATCAAGGAGCTTGACGAAGTCGACGGCATCTCCTCCAACATCATTCAGGATCACGTGCAGGAGCTAGAGCATTTCCAGTGGTTTATGCGCAGCCACCTCATCTGA
- a CDS encoding hemolysin family protein translates to MALWLNILLVFVFLLIGSVFSGTELALVSLRGSQLDQMEQEDARGARVAKTARDPNTFLSTVQIGVTVSGFLSASFGASSIAPSVDPIVRSWGVPASLASTLTTIALTIIISYFSIIISELVPKRIAMQRTEQIARAVVPAIDAFSKACKPLIWLIAKNTNGLVRLLGFDPQQTDTEVSDDELRVLVSSNTNLSKDERMILGDVFDASETSVAEVMRPRADVVFISGDMTLREAADFVRNEPYSRYPVTGRDFDDVLGFVHVRDLLDVRDPNAKTVADVTRPGIALPGTSKLLPSLEKLRMRGIHLAVVIDEYGGTDGIVTLEDMTEELVGDIRDEYDLPSEKGGPRPDRQAFIDGIATVEGGMTIEDFADMTGIELEDGPYETVAGYFLAHTGKLGEVGEVLHSDDGYDMVVTKVDGRRIETLEVRKRGSEESEDNAESADSPSE, encoded by the coding sequence ATGGCGTTATGGCTCAATATTTTGCTGGTTTTTGTTTTTCTTCTGATCGGCTCGGTCTTTTCGGGCACCGAGCTGGCGCTGGTTTCTTTGCGCGGCTCCCAGCTTGACCAGATGGAGCAGGAGGACGCACGCGGGGCTCGGGTGGCGAAAACGGCCCGCGACCCCAACACCTTCCTCTCGACCGTGCAAATCGGCGTAACGGTTTCCGGCTTCCTTTCGGCCTCATTCGGCGCCTCCTCCATCGCACCGTCGGTCGACCCCATCGTGCGCTCCTGGGGCGTGCCCGCGAGCTTGGCCTCAACCCTGACCACCATTGCGCTCACCATTATTATCTCCTACTTCTCCATCATCATCTCGGAGCTAGTGCCCAAGCGCATCGCCATGCAGCGCACCGAGCAGATTGCCCGCGCCGTGGTGCCCGCTATCGACGCGTTTTCCAAAGCCTGCAAGCCGCTCATTTGGCTGATTGCTAAGAACACGAACGGTTTGGTGCGCCTTTTGGGCTTCGACCCCCAGCAAACCGACACCGAAGTGAGCGACGATGAGCTGCGCGTGCTGGTTTCCTCGAATACCAACCTCAGCAAAGACGAGCGCATGATTTTGGGCGACGTATTCGACGCTTCGGAAACGAGCGTAGCCGAGGTGATGCGCCCCCGCGCCGACGTGGTCTTCATTAGCGGCGACATGACACTGCGGGAGGCCGCCGACTTTGTGCGTAATGAGCCGTATTCACGCTACCCGGTGACTGGCCGCGATTTCGACGATGTGTTGGGCTTTGTGCATGTGCGCGACCTGCTCGACGTGCGCGACCCAAATGCCAAGACTGTAGCCGACGTGACCCGCCCCGGCATTGCGCTTCCGGGCACTTCGAAGCTTTTGCCCAGCCTTGAAAAGCTGCGCATGCGGGGCATTCACTTGGCCGTGGTAATCGATGAATACGGCGGCACGGACGGCATCGTCACCCTTGAGGACATGACCGAAGAGCTGGTAGGAGACATTCGCGACGAATACGATTTGCCCAGCGAGAAGGGCGGCCCTAGGCCCGATAGACAAGCGTTTATAGACGGCATCGCTACTGTCGAGGGCGGCATGACCATTGAAGATTTCGCCGATATGACCGGCATCGAGCTGGAAGATGGGCCTTACGAGACGGTGGCGGGCTACTTCTTGGCTCACACCGGCAAGCTGGGCGAGGTAGGCGAGGTGCTCCATTCCGACGACGGCTACGATATGGTCGTCACGAAGGTTGATGGCCGGCGCATCGAGACACTGGAAGTGCGCAAACGCGGCAGCGAGGAAAGCGAAGACAACGCAGAATCCGCGGATTCCCCGTCAGAGTAA